A stretch of the Corynebacterium maris DSM 45190 genome encodes the following:
- a CDS encoding NUDIX domain-containing protein encodes MTAGSHEFTTLDSELLFESPILGLRRDRLTMPGGGVASREVIEHFGATAVVAVDGRGRLAMVHQYRHSVGARLWELPAGLLDMAGEDALVCARRELVEEAGLEADSWSLLLDLISSPGFCDEAVRVYLATDLTAVERPAGEYEEADMGFEWVDLADARRSVLRGEIINSIAIAGIFAASEVLSGRGQARDAHADFPLRPTSLAQRRQRNGVVPDMKRLGR; translated from the coding sequence ATGACTGCCGGATCCCACGAATTCACGACCCTCGACTCTGAGCTGCTCTTCGAGTCACCGATCCTCGGGTTGCGCCGCGACCGATTGACGATGCCGGGCGGGGGCGTCGCCAGCCGTGAAGTCATCGAACATTTCGGGGCGACGGCGGTCGTCGCCGTCGACGGCCGGGGCAGGTTGGCCATGGTGCACCAGTACCGGCACAGCGTCGGCGCCCGACTATGGGAGTTGCCCGCCGGTCTGTTGGATATGGCGGGGGAAGACGCGTTGGTGTGCGCACGGCGCGAGCTCGTGGAAGAAGCCGGCCTCGAGGCCGATTCCTGGTCTCTGTTGCTCGATCTGATTTCCTCGCCCGGTTTCTGCGACGAGGCCGTGCGCGTCTACCTGGCCACCGACCTGACAGCGGTGGAACGCCCCGCGGGGGAGTACGAGGAGGCCGACATGGGGTTTGAGTGGGTTGACCTCGCCGACGCCCGCCGATCCGTGTTGCGGGGGGAGATCATCAACTCCATCGCCATCGCGGGCATTTTCGCCGCCAGCGAGGTGCTTTCCGGCAGGGGACAGGCGCGGGACGCGCACGCTGATTTTCCGTTGCGGCCAACCAGCCTGGCACAGCGCCGCCAGCGAAACGGCGTGGTTCCGGACATGAAACGGCTGGGCCGATGA
- the xerD gene encoding site-specific tyrosine recombinase XerD: MSVDPRELAETWLNHLAVERGLSTNTLSNYRRDVERYLTWLEEAGLTDLSAVGSGDVESYVADLRRGGEGRKPLAASSAGRALVVARGLHKFGLSEGELTVDVAAGVSPPATGTHLPDILTVQQVEQLLDAIPAGEAATPVDLRDKALLELLYGTGARISEITGLVVDDAAETDGTLIITGKGGKQRLVPVGSKATAAVGDYLVRARPAMSKGKTHALLLNTRGGALSRQSAWAAIKTAAERAKISAEISPHTLRHSYATHLLEGGADVRTVQELLGHSSVTTTQIYTHVSAESLRQVWREAHPRA, encoded by the coding sequence ATGAGCGTCGATCCCCGCGAACTCGCCGAAACCTGGCTCAACCATCTCGCGGTGGAGAGGGGGCTGTCCACCAATACTTTGAGCAATTACCGGCGGGACGTGGAACGCTACCTGACCTGGCTGGAGGAGGCGGGCCTCACCGATCTGTCTGCGGTCGGCTCCGGCGACGTGGAATCTTATGTCGCCGACCTGCGCCGGGGCGGGGAGGGGAGAAAACCATTGGCGGCGTCGTCGGCGGGGCGCGCGCTGGTCGTGGCCCGGGGGCTGCATAAGTTCGGGCTGTCGGAAGGAGAACTCACCGTCGACGTCGCTGCAGGCGTCTCGCCCCCGGCGACGGGCACCCACCTGCCGGATATCCTGACCGTCCAGCAGGTGGAGCAACTGCTGGACGCGATTCCGGCGGGTGAGGCCGCCACCCCGGTGGACCTGCGGGACAAGGCGCTGCTGGAGCTGCTTTATGGCACGGGTGCGCGCATCTCGGAGATCACCGGGCTCGTCGTCGATGACGCCGCCGAGACCGACGGCACGTTGATCATCACGGGCAAAGGCGGAAAACAGCGGCTGGTGCCCGTCGGGTCGAAAGCGACTGCGGCGGTGGGAGATTATCTGGTCCGGGCCCGCCCGGCCATGTCGAAGGGCAAGACCCACGCCCTGCTCTTGAATACCAGAGGTGGGGCGCTGTCGCGTCAAAGTGCGTGGGCGGCGATCAAAACAGCCGCTGAACGGGCTAAGATCAGCGCAGAGATTTCACCGCACACCCTGCGCCACAGCTACGCCACCCATCTGTTGGAAGGCGGGGCGGACGTGCGCACCGTGCAGGAGTTGCTGGGACACTCGTCGGTGACGACGACCCAGATCTACACTCACGTCAGCGCGGAGAGTCTCCGGCAGGTCTGGCGTGAGGCACATCCGCGTGCTTAA
- the steA gene encoding putative cytokinetic ring protein SteA, with protein sequence MSETTRPAEQTSTAATIEGALRDCTVGGRGRKRIRKGDIAVIDSADLTSREAQTLIDAEPVAVVNMSRFTTGTVPNYGPLMLLREGIPLFDNAGPGVTDGFRDGAKKGSVVVDGTLHNGVKVIGKAEPFSQEAAEAGFTEAQRSFLGRMESNLSDAVEFMHSESPLLVDGLGIPDVEDEIRGRKVLVVSPGPEHRRQVDDLRNFIREYDPVLIGVESSADTLLDLGYRPDFVIGNPVNIAAETLRSGARVILPADPEGHATGLERIQELGVGAMTFPAATDSPTDLALLMANYHEAEIIVAAGTRVDLDGMFHDQKNATPAALLTRAKVGPKLVDADVIVTLYTVSSGRGTAWLWALLGVLVALAAIILVVGLGGDESFTDNLIDTWNGIALTVQGWFN encoded by the coding sequence ATGAGTGAAACCACCCGCCCCGCCGAGCAGACCAGCACTGCCGCGACCATCGAGGGTGCCCTCCGCGACTGCACGGTCGGAGGCCGAGGCCGCAAGCGCATCCGTAAAGGCGATATCGCCGTCATCGATTCCGCCGACCTGACCAGCCGCGAGGCGCAGACGTTGATCGACGCTGAGCCGGTGGCGGTGGTCAACATGTCCCGGTTCACCACCGGCACTGTGCCGAACTACGGGCCGTTGATGTTGTTGCGGGAAGGCATTCCGCTCTTCGACAACGCCGGCCCCGGCGTGACCGACGGATTCCGGGACGGCGCCAAGAAAGGCTCCGTCGTGGTGGACGGCACCCTGCACAACGGCGTCAAGGTCATCGGTAAAGCCGAGCCCTTCAGCCAGGAGGCCGCGGAGGCCGGATTCACCGAGGCGCAGCGCTCGTTCCTCGGCCGGATGGAATCGAACTTGAGCGACGCCGTCGAATTCATGCACTCGGAATCGCCGTTGCTGGTGGACGGGCTGGGCATCCCCGACGTGGAGGACGAGATTCGCGGCCGCAAAGTGCTGGTGGTCAGCCCCGGGCCGGAGCACCGTCGGCAGGTGGATGATCTGCGCAACTTCATCCGCGAGTACGACCCGGTGTTGATCGGGGTGGAAAGCAGCGCTGATACCCTTCTTGACCTGGGGTATCGTCCAGACTTCGTGATCGGCAACCCGGTGAACATCGCGGCGGAGACGCTGCGCAGCGGAGCGCGGGTGATTCTCCCGGCAGATCCGGAGGGACACGCCACGGGGCTGGAGCGCATCCAGGAACTGGGGGTCGGCGCCATGACTTTCCCCGCCGCCACGGATTCGCCGACTGACCTCGCCCTGCTGATGGCGAACTACCATGAAGCGGAGATCATCGTCGCCGCCGGCACCCGGGTGGATCTGGACGGCATGTTCCATGACCAGAAAAACGCCACCCCGGCGGCGTTGCTCACCCGCGCCAAGGTGGGGCCGAAGCTGGTGGACGCCGATGTGATCGTCACCCTTTACACGGTCTCCTCCGGTCGCGGCACCGCGTGGTTGTGGGCCCTGTTGGGCGTTCTCGTGGCGCTGGCGGCGATCATCCTCGTCGTGGGCCTGGGCGGCGACGAGTCTTTCACCGACAACCTGATCGACACCTGGAACGGCATCGCCCTGACCGTCCAGGGTTGGTTCAACTAA
- a CDS encoding copper transporter — MARTATGRGGYVVAGLGFGVAAGVVLGVIALGPNMPGNQSGQDETVVAEPAEESTEASAGSERDQLHIAASDDALAQLIPDLVDGTLSGHPVLVVATDDAAGSDVDAVTWLLEAADARDAGTLTLTERFLAQDSAEELTGVIADVFPDQASGQAAEDAPNPGAQAGEAFGTALMLDPETGEQQSGVEERAQLLQSLREAGFIDYEDGTILPAQVIVVITGDDDGSTDGAFAARTLASFTAAVDGRGAGAVLAGRLTAAGEQGPIGLVRAQDAYDDNITTVDSVDLEVGRGATVLGVAEQLAGEAGAYGAAEEAQAPLPEPPA; from the coding sequence ATGGCCAGGACAGCTACGGGACGCGGCGGCTACGTCGTGGCCGGTCTCGGGTTCGGCGTCGCCGCAGGCGTCGTCCTCGGGGTCATCGCCTTGGGCCCGAACATGCCGGGCAACCAGAGCGGCCAGGACGAGACTGTCGTCGCAGAGCCGGCGGAGGAATCGACGGAAGCGTCCGCCGGCAGTGAGCGGGACCAGTTGCATATCGCCGCCTCCGACGACGCCCTCGCACAACTGATCCCCGACCTCGTCGACGGCACGCTCAGCGGGCACCCGGTGCTGGTGGTGGCCACGGACGACGCCGCCGGCAGCGACGTCGACGCCGTGACGTGGCTGCTGGAGGCCGCGGACGCCCGCGACGCCGGAACGCTCACCTTGACCGAGCGATTCTTGGCGCAGGACTCTGCGGAGGAACTCACCGGCGTCATCGCCGACGTCTTCCCGGACCAAGCGTCCGGCCAAGCGGCGGAGGATGCCCCGAACCCCGGCGCCCAGGCAGGGGAGGCGTTCGGCACGGCCCTGATGCTGGATCCGGAGACCGGCGAGCAGCAGTCGGGCGTCGAAGAACGCGCCCAGTTACTGCAGTCGCTGCGCGAGGCCGGATTCATCGACTACGAAGACGGCACTATCCTTCCCGCGCAGGTCATAGTGGTGATCACCGGCGACGACGACGGTTCCACGGACGGTGCTTTCGCCGCCCGCACGCTGGCGTCGTTCACCGCAGCGGTGGATGGCCGCGGCGCCGGCGCGGTGCTGGCTGGGCGGCTGACGGCGGCCGGGGAGCAGGGCCCGATCGGGCTTGTCCGTGCGCAGGACGCGTACGACGACAACATCACCACCGTCGATTCCGTCGACCTGGAGGTGGGGCGCGGGGCAACCGTGCTGGGCGTGGCTGAGCAGCTCGCAGGCGAAGCCGGAGCGTACGGCGCGGCGGAGGAGGCGCAGGCCCCGTTGCCGGAGCCGCCCGCCTAA